The genomic region ttttctttttttttcgtactttttttttcgtgctttctttttttttttttcgtgctttccttttttttcggcactttttttttgtttttggtattATCTCCTATTTCTTATATGATAAAAATAAGATAAGAATCCTCTAGTTTGTGTTTAGGCAGGATTGTAAGAGGTGGTTACAAGATATGGCAAGGATAGAGAtttgtgtaggaatataataagatagaattatctttattatatttaggcattttattgtagattttgtcgaatTTTTGTAGGAATATGTGATCATACAGAATATAAAAtattaccatacacataagcaagatataacacgtaaaataaacattatttaacataattaaacttgcaacaaaaatatacggatacaatcgtacaatctcatcttcctagccagtcattcaggttcccagacataattatgacggatttaatcactacaagaaaaaggcCTATTTGCAACGGACCAATCCGTTGCGAAATAACCCTAATCCGTTGCTTATATACAGTTTGCAACGGATATCCGTTGCAAACTGGTGCGTTGCTTATATGGCGTTGCAAATGAAAAAATATGCAACGGATCGGCGTTGCTAATTTTTATGCAACGGACGTATATTTTTTGCAACGAATGATCCGTTGCTTAAATGAGGTCCACGTGGCACCTGTTTGGTCAATTATGAGACGGATTTCCGTTGCAAaaaaatgttttccgttgcatAGTAGAGGGAAAAGTCAACAAATTGACTTTTTAAATTAATGGATAGCCgtcacaaaacctgtaatttccgtTGCAAACACAAATGCATTGACTTTTTAATTAATGGATATTTGTCACAAAACCCGTAATTTCCGTTGCAAACACAAATGGGAGATTCAAGCATTCCTGCATCCATTTTCCTCCATTTCGTTACGATATcaaacaattaaacaataaacTTTAAAGAAGCCAACAATATAGAAACTTGGAATTGTTCATTTAGCAAATTTAAAAGAGTACATACATTGAAAACATCCTCAAAAAAAAATCCATACGTAATTTGCTAAGCAATTTCGTTGTCTAGCTATTATGGAGTAATCTAGCTAATTAGTTGGGATTGATGTCGAGTTGCCACTTCCACCATCATCATTGAAGTCGTCTCGATTTTGGAACTGGTTGCTAGAGTTTCCCGATCGAGAACAGTAAGCTTTTGACCAAGTCTTGCTGCAAGATTCTGAACAAGTGTAGTTTTACCAGTACCAGTTTCACCAACCGAAATACGGGCTCATTCCATTTTACACcacaagctatcatctccaaaACGTGAAAAGAACTATGAAGCTCAACAAAAGGTTTCATTGCATGAGAAACCTGTAGCACAGTTAACAAAATACAGTTTAAATATTACATCGGAAAATAACTTGATTATTAGGACAGATTTATTCAACTTACAGCATTCTCTCATCGGAAAAGGTTTCTTTCTGTTTGCAATACAGGTTAAAGCAGCGTACATCCCGCTCCTATTACCCCGTCATAGGCTCGAGGCGTTGAAGCGATAAGATAATTTAAAATACCAtacaaataatataatattttaaacCAATCTCCATAAAAATATTAGGATGAACTCGAAACATAAAATACACATAACGCTCATGACAAGAAAATCATTAAGTATTCATCTCACAGACCTTCAGTGCAGTGATACAAATCAACCTTTGAAGTTGATATAGTTGAAAATAATCGAAAACCTCCGGCAACTGTAATAGCCTGCAAAAAAAGTGAGTGTTCAGAAACCCGGTTAAATTCCCCATACTAATATCATGCTAGCAAATAACGGCAACTTTGAGGCAATGCAAATGACTACCTCTCCATAACCAGTCAGAAAAGAACTATTACCCTCCAGAAGAGGTAATAGAATTGATTGCACATCTGAAGCTGCTTGGTCTATATTTTCAAACACCACCCACAAGCCAGTTTTAATAGCCTGTTTTAAGATAGTCATTCAGTGCATTAAAAAGAGCGTCAATTAGAAGAGATGGGGGAAAAGGATAAATCTGGAACACGAGAGCTCAAGGCCAACTTATAAAATACACATTACAAACTGAGACAACCTGAGTCAGAGGACCTGGTTGCCATCGGAACTCTCCAGGCAGCTCGGTACATACATAGCTTCCAATTAATCGCTTCCCCTGCATTTTAAATGttcaaagttacacttatataaTTTCATCCTTCTTCTGGTACTAATTATAAGTTGAGTAAGAAAATAAAAAGCTGACAGGTAGTGTAAAGGGGAAATGCCCACAAACAAGACTTTAGTGTTACAAGAGATTGACGTTGTAATTGATCCACATAGCCCAAGTTGTTAGTCCTTTATAATACCCACCACACTGGTGATATTTGGTCAAATTAGTATCTAAACAATTAATATCTAAATAATTTGtttatttataaaatatttttGGCCTGTAATGGTTACAAAAAATGTAAATGGTACAAAAAACTAAACACAGTTTGAGAGAATAGGTAGAGACACCTTTTATATGTCGTGTTTTGATGATGCGTAGTATAAAAATTACCGGCTATTGTAGGAAAACAATGAGTAACAAGACGGAAGCGAAAAATTGCTTGAGGTTGACAAACAATATGCACAACCTTCTCCAAAGAAACTGGGCACACACTATagtcaataaaaaaaaaatcttcatGTAATGACGAAAGGGCATACTGATAAGCTGCAATAATAGAGTTGAGTAGTAATAGGAATTCTAACTTGTAACTAAGGAAGTACTGCCATGGAAGTATGCTTGCTACTGGAATATAAAAGGAAGTACTATCATGGAAGCATGACTGAGGAAAATTAAGTTGGACAAAAAATAGTGACAATCACCATGTTCACATAAACACAATCCAAAGTCCCATAAGTGATAACTAATTCTCCCAGTAAATCAGAATAACTCATATATAATATAACCTTGATCAATATTCCTTCTCAGTAAATCACATATCTCTAATTGTGATTAAGATTTTTGAATGAAACGTAAACATTCAACTACTAACTACTACAGATTATAATAACCAACATAAACAAGAACATAACTTCAACTTATAAAATACTCTCTTTGTccgaatcatttgtttacctttgattaaaatagtgCTCGCAAAGAATataaaagttaaacaaatgtTCGGGACGGAGGGAGGGagtaaataatgaaaaaaaataaaagcatCAGAACTACCAAATATTGAGCATGTACAGAAGGAGTAATTAATAGCTTCAAATTAGTGTTACAAGGATCATTTATCCTTATGCTTAATTTCTAAGAGTCCACTCAATTTTTGATCCCTCTATAGTTATATCATGGGCTGATATTATCACCCTACTTTTTTTGGGTTTCCAATCACACCTAGGCTCAGATGGCTTTATTTTACTATAGATCAACCTCTTTTAAATCCAAAACCTAATGATTATGAAACAGGAAGAACTTACCTACTAGTCACGAGAAAGATGCTGAATATAGGAAGATCGGCAACATAACAAGTACTGAGAATTCCTCAATCGCATGTTTTTGTCACAACAGTTGGAATAGTTGAGTGGCTCGAATATAGTTATGGTTGATGGCTCTATTTTAACAAATTTTATGATGATCTAGTTTGTTCTCATTGCAAGACATGAAATTATTCACACCTCATTAACACTACACACCCATTGTTGACATGGGaattaataatattaaaaaaaagtgCGCATTTAGCTCTGATTAAGCAAATCCCAAATCGAAAGATAAAATCCAATTAAAGAAGTTGCACATTTAGCCATTTAGGACTGATTAAACATGCCCTAATCGAAAGTTTAATTCTAATTCTAACCTAGATTTTTAATCTAACAATTAACCACATAAATTTGTAGATAAACTATTTGATTCATACCACATTAGCAGGTTGAAATCAAATCTAAACGTATAGAACAAAAAAAAGttcctaaaaaaaattaaaaacaatgaCAACCAGATTGAACTCGACAGTCTGCAAGTATGTGGTAGAACAGAAAATCAAAAACTAGATTAGAAAACTTACCCGAAGATCCCAAATCAATTTGAGTTGGAAATGGAAATAGAGAAATTGATGGTGAGCCAAATCCATCTTCATTGATAGGAACTTACCCGCAAAATCAAAAACCTAGATTAGAAAACTTTCCTTATTTCGTTCATCTTGATCATTTTAACTTGTTTACAGCTTGATCAACAATTAACCCTAATCTTCATCTTCTCCGATTCTCTTCCCTTTAATTTTCCTCAAATCCATCTTCATTACAATACATTATGAGGAAATCGACCAATTCAAAGCCGGGTACATTGATTACTTCCCTGGGGAGCCTCTTAGAAAGGTTGCTCACCGCAAAAGCTGATAGAGAAATTGATAGAAACTTACCCGCAAAAGCTGCCTCTTGGAGTAGTCAGCAAGCAGTATAGACGGCAGTGAGCGGTGCAGCGAATATGGTTGTCGAGGATAGGCTAAAATTGGGTAAGTTTAAATGGAAATGGGCAATCTAATTTGTACCGGGGTGTTCATGTTAGGGTTTAGGAGATGAACAATTGAACAAAGCTCTTACATCGATTATGTATAAACCGATGGCAACAAAATTTTTAACATCAGTTTTATATAAAAACCGATATAAACATACTAAACTACATTCAATTGACATCGGTTTTTTGAAACAACCGATGTCATTTACTAACATTTACATCGTTTCAACCGGGGTTGTGAATTTTGACTTGTCTAAATAGTATAAAGATGGGTTTTTAATAAAGAGGGAAAATGGAAATAAAACCCGCGCATGATGGTTTATTAGGAATTGTAGGAGTTTAACCAATATGCAACGGATAGGCATTACAAAATCCGTTGCATAAATTAACCAGCTTTAAATTTATTAGGCGGGTAAATAGATATGACGCATATCCGTTGCAAATTTTCATTAAGCCGTTACATAATTTAATATCCGTTGCAAATTTTCATTTAGCCGTTGCATAATTTAATATCCGTTGCAAATATAATAATATCTGTTGCAAGTAATACTTAGCAACGGCTTATACAGTTCGTTGCAATTAGTCCGTTGCAAATCAgcctttttcttgtagtgaattatcgctaattaaaccaatctctagtctcaataactcaaagcgttttctagctaacggcttagtcaagatatcagcccattgcctttcggtactacaaaattcaagtgaaatgttgcctttctctacatgatctcgtagaaaatggtgtcgaatatctatatgtttggtcctcgagtgctgagcagggttcttagaaattactatagcactcgtattgtcacacataataggcatacgacctacatttatacTATAAGCACATAGTTGTTGttttaaccaaagtaattgagaacataccagtccaaTGAGATACATACTTCAAAAGAGAgacattgcaactgaattttgtttctttgatccccatgtgataatacaaggtccaacaaacgttgcatacccagaagtgattttcctatctaaagagcatcctgcataatctgcatctgaataccctactagatcgaaattacactcaagtggataccataagtacaaatttgatgtaccaattaaatatctcaagatacgtttaactgcaatcatatgtgactctttaggacacgattgatatcgcgcacagacacatacactatacattatatcaggacgacttgcagttaaatataaaagtgaaccaatcatacctcgatatgtagtctcatcgacgcacttaccatgttcatctatagttatcttcttttcaggtaccataagtgtatcgtaagattttgcattttccataccgaatttttgaatcagttccttgatatatttctgttggtgaatctttataccatcctttgtttgttgaatttgtaaacctagaaagtacttcaattctcccatcatgctcatttcaaactcagaagtcattagatctgaaaaatacttgcacaatttttcattagtagaactgaatataatatcgtctacataaatttgtacaacaagtaaattagaaccttcggattttaggaacaaggttttatcgacagatcctcttataagattattttgtaataaaaacttggataatctgtcataccatgcccctggagcttgtttcaaaccatataaagctttgtctaatttataaacgtggttttgaaacttgctatctaagaatccgggaggttgttctacataaacttcttcttccaaatagccattaagaaatgcagtcttaacgtccatttggaataatttcattcctttatgagtagcaaaggcaataatgagacgaatagcctcaagtcttgctacgggtgcaaaggtctcgtcataatcgatcccttcttgttgattgtagccttggacaactagtcgtgccttgtttcttATAATAAGTCCTGCATCGTCCAGTttatttctaaacacccatcttgtaccaataacagttcgatcactaggtcgtggcactaagtgtcataccttattgcgttcgaatttttgaagctcatcttgcatagcggttatccaatcaggttcagcaagagcttctttaatattggtaggttcaatggttgatagaaaagaaaagaacgagcaaaaattattcaaggaccttctagttttaatgccttgttCTAGATCCCTTAGGATTTTGTTcaaagggtgggagctttgatgtttccactttttgagaactctaggctcattatcatttgatgaaCTCGCACCATCTGCAGACGtggaatcatgatttgttccccctgagttggactcgggattttcttcagaagtatcactaacttcattagaaatttcatgatttggatcggaagttacaccatcattaggtataacttcaagatcttttTCCTTATCTAAGGAAGGATCAATAGTGTCATTAACTAcggactcatcacttctcttaggatcgtttgcagaattatctagttcatcattgatacgTTGAATATCTTTATCTTCATTTAAGGGCTCATTTCTTGCTAAAAaaaatcgggctcatctggatcctcttcttcctgttcaactttatcaaacacattatcttcgtcaaagcgaacatgaacactttcttctatgcgcaaggttcttttattgaacactttgtaagctttactatgatccgaatatcccagaaaaacagcttTGTCACTTCGGGGATCAAATTTTCTaaattgtcttttccattattgtgaacaaagcattttcTCCCGAAGCAACAGATATGTGTTAAATTGGGTTTTCTCCCTCTcaaaagttcatagggagtctttttcaaaaataggtcggatcatagctctattatgcacatagcatgcggtactaacagcttctgcccaaaaacttctagggaggccactacacaaaagcatagtgCGAGCCATATCgtctagggttcgattcatacgttccacgacaccattttgttgtggggtacgtggtgcggagaagttatgccccacaccattttccctacaaaattctataaacaattgattatcaaattctGTGCCGTGATCCGTGAATCGAAATAAGCTTTTTGTCATATTTACTTTGGGCAAGCTTAattaataccacaaattcatcgaaagtttcatatttagaagaaagaaagattggccagacataccttgagtaatcgtcgactagaacaaatatatactttgatccaccacggcttctaactttcataggtccacataaatccatgtgtaccatctcaagtggtcgtttagtgctaactactcttttaggtttaaatgaggatctaacatgtttgcagcgggcacatgagtcacacattgtctcttgctcgaatttaattgagggcaagccttcaactaaatccatggacttaagtttctttaaaatagttggactaatgtgtgcaaacctcttgtgccacaagcaagactcatctgaggttgctttcatacacgagaaggaatttgtattgacaacatttaagtcaatcatatacacattcctcatacggtgaccctcaagtaaaacattactagtaccttcaattatgatacgacaagCATTGGCATGCaaaacaactttgttacctttgtcacataattgagagatactaagtaggttatgtttaagaccacttaccagatatactttatcgattgaatgggaggttgaaattccaatttttcctactccaataatcctACCCTTCTTGTTTTCTCCAAAAGTAACTTTGCCACCgaagaagggctctagtgaaagaaaaaaatttatgtctcctgtcatgtgtctcgagcatccactgtcgaaataccatagattattttctttcactactacctgcaaatgaatcaaatacaacttttaggtacccaagctaagttgggtcctttatggttagtgaCTCTATATATTTGATCatttctaacccatacttgtcttattattcttttggctttaacaTTGGGTTGTCTTGGTCTTTGTCTCACAATCGGAATATAAGGTACTCTAGGTTTTGTTCTAACAAAAGTAGCTCTAGAtctagtaccttcatgagacgctccacagtaattgcaaatcaaatattctggaagattaacatattttctttttctgaaatcgtgatcagaaggattagatttgcatttatcatggtctctacggctatagcattcatgaccaagtcccatcttcatgttattatcagattgttcagtGAGGAAGTTTAAAacttttgtgcttccttcccatttATCATGAACTTATCGTGCATGTAagagtaattctttcaaggactcaatttcattttcacattttgaatgatctacacttgaatccttggaagagttacctttctcaaagtcttcacgaaatttatcaaaacgttcattcaagacacgtttctcatttTCATGTTGTTCCTTAAGTCCAGACATACTATCACTAGCTTCTTTcaattgcttagagagaaatataatttctctcttgtgttcgaaaaccacactatctttgccattaagttcatcttttaaaatctcattgactttcttcagctcagaagttatagcatcactagctgtaactttagcttgaagatgcttaatgttgagtttgagctcttaagttatggcatcactagccttaacttttgattcaagagcgtttttctcagcatttgtcatgtctgaagttatagctgggGTAGCCATAACATTAGgtttgagctttttggctttggcttttagAAGTTGCTTTTCCTCGGCAATATCTAGAATTTGTTCCTTAAGGTCTTTTAACtctagactttgttcatgacAATGATCAAGGGATTGTTCAAGATACTAAATTAAATTATCcttagaaagtttcttaacttgctttttgagttcaagaaaacttacctcttcatcctctgaatctgaatctgaatttccaacaagacacATCTCGGCATTTGAAGCATTACTTTCATTGTCGCTGtcggagaataggtcaagacCGACTATTTGCTTAGGCAAAGATTGgcagtttcttcttcatcttcggattcgccatcttcagagtccaagtctccccaacaatatgccatcattacttgcttgaattccctctttgttttgtcacgttgatttttgtctttaattttcttccatgtagggcaatctttgatcatgtgatcattatcaccacacttgaagcatccacggTTAGAGAAAGACCATTTTGACTCAGAATTTTTCTTGGGAGTTtgttttgatttgttatttgttttattttgattttgattgaaaGCCTTTTTCCTAAAACGTTTAACAAACAACACGGTTTCATCTTCAATGTCTGAAGAATCATTAatcttgctagactcagcttgtaaggccatctttttTCTTGTACCagcttcctcctcatcctgattcagagtaatctcgtgagccattaaggttccgagtagctcctgataggataacgaagttaggtccttacattcctCTATGGCAGacactgtgacacccttaaaattaGCGATAAATTAACACCTaaaatctacggaaaaactgacaggatatgtttgtaattggttcaactagccaaaaacctgtaatttcaaaaaaatttctaaaccaatcacaacatttccaacattcccaataggcgggtgccaaaacctgcaatgctaacgaactaatttacatacatagctaacgataagaaaaagtaaagatacaaacccaaaatagaaaagggagacatatgtcccttcaaataatatacaaaaccaaaagttaaaaggtttactataagaatagccaaaactaggtccaaggttccttatgctcactagctcgtctgtgaccccaacaaagcatcaacaacctgtcaatcgcattttatacaaacacgaaagccacaattcagcggggagtaacttcgagtcctcccagccacgaatcgtcaaaattaatgtaacatgtagtaaaacatgtaaacaatatgataaacaatgtaattatcatgtaatctaacctatgacccctaaactgaccaaactaaactatcatgtgaatcatataacaaatagtaatccaaactttatcaactctaaccggcttacatctcacctattacagttcataaaatcaccatacaagaaagggcaatatatcaaagacaggcataagttcttagcaccgtcaatagtcactttgtaactcgagtctataccacgggGTAGGGAAGGTAAtggaaccggtatcttggctcagcggttaatattaataaaacatggccaagacataacacaaccctagcctaaaatctgcgcagacctagacatgcggatacacaccaccgcacccaag from Silene latifolia isolate original U9 population chromosome 3, ASM4854445v1, whole genome shotgun sequence harbors:
- the LOC141645856 gene encoding midasin-like encodes the protein MKMDLAHHQFLYFHFQLKLIWDLRGKRLIGSYVCTELPGEFRWQPGPLTQAIKTGLWVVFENIDQAASDVQSILLPLLEGNSSFLTGYGEAITVAGGFRLFSTISTSKVDLYHCTEGFSCNETFC